From Triticum aestivum cultivar Chinese Spring chromosome 7B, IWGSC CS RefSeq v2.1, whole genome shotgun sequence:
CTTCTTCATCTAACTTGCTTCTTTAAGGAAATCAACCTTGGTGCTTAGACTCTGAtgcgttttttctttcttttggacATGGCGATGCATCTATTTGACATGGAGGCACAGACAAGAGCACACCTGGGCACCAGTCATCATATTACTAAACCACAGTATAGAAGCAAAGGTTAGTGGAAAACCAAACTGTACATGCATCGGCATCTGTTGGTTGGATGCTTCCTTTCATTTTGTTTTGTCGTCCTTTTCTCTTATGATGAATTAATTAATGTGTTGCTCTGCTCTAGTGGATCTCAATCTGGACTGTATCGAGCTACACAACCCATACGAGCCAGCTGGCAAATCCAATTCCAAGGTAACACTATTCCCTTCAAACGTAGAATGATGTAGAAGTTTCGAACATTTTCTATATAGCAGCAAGGTGCACATTGAGAGTAAGCACACATAGCGTGTCTCTGAATTCTGCTTTGTTGCTAATTAACTGCAAGAACGGTTTCAGAGATACTAACAAACAATGGTTTGTGTTTGGTTTGCCATTGTACATACAGTCCAATTCATCAAGTACAAACAAATATAACTTGTAGGTCTATGCTATATATGTCTGTATTATTCCTGTTCGTTTTTTATGCACACTTACATGCTATAGAACCCTAGCAGACAACCTCATACGTATACTGCCCCTTGTAATTCTCGGTCTAGTTCAGTTCTCACTAACCTATGGTACATTGATGGAGCAGATAATAGGAAATCTACTTACTAGTGAATCATGACCAATGGTACATTGATGGAGCAGATAATAGGAAATCTACTTACTAGTGAATCATGAGCTAATGAATTTCAGAATAAGCTACTAAAATACAAGCTAGGTAGGTAGTGCAAAACATAACATTCGGCATTGTTCATGAGCAAATCACTAAGATATGTTAATGCCAAAATGAAATTTGGTTATCAACTAAAATGAGTGAAGAACAAGACGATGTGAAATATAAAATGCAAGACGTGCATGCATCTCGTGTTGCTTAACTAGCAGCGAGCTTGGTGTCTCCGGGTGTGGTTGGTGTGGCGGTGGTGTCGACTTCTCCTTGAAGTATTTGTTCCTCCGGCAATCTCATCCTCGCGGTGGCTCTTACTCCTGAGTTGTTGTGTGTCCAGGTGGATTTGTTCAGGGTTCGGTGGCTGATGTTGTTCCTGTAAGCGGAATTAAAGACATGTGTTGGCTGATGCAGTTCATGTTTAACTTGCTGGCAAAGCACCGGCCAATACATTGTTGGAAGACTTTTGGGATGTGAAAAATGAGAGAGAGGAGAGCGCGCTAATGCTCCGCTGCcactggttgctgctgctgctgatctcTCTGGGGAGAGATGGTCTTTTAAATGAGAATTTGAGCTAGGGTTGTGCATGCATTTATTCAAcgcgttatgctgccaaaatttctgGTCGAAATTCCCACGACTTGTCGAAATTTTGTCCTTCTTTGTAAGGAAACAAAACGTTTAGGGTGTCGGATGCAAAATGTTAGGGTCTTGGCTGCAAGATTTTGTAATTTGTGAGGATGTAAACAGAAATTAATTTTAACATTTGTTCCGAATTCCGAAAAATATTAGTACTTCGATGTTTGTTCacttattttcagaaaatgtttgaaaATTAAAAAGTATtttaatttcagtttttttttgccTTTCGGAAAATGTTAGACTTGTTAGGTGTTAGTCTAAAATTAGATAACAAGCAGATTAAAATTAGCAAACCAACCACCTGAAGAAAAGCAGATACAGTAGATAACACACCAAAAAAAAATAGTGTGCATATACTCTCAAAGCTTCAATTACTAGTGTGCGCGCATCATACATCACAAGATTCAGATTCAAACCTAGTGCGTATATGCCTATGAAGGCACATGCTTTTATATATTGGAGCATATATAGCAGCTGTTCTTGCCTACTGCAATTTAACCTAGCTGAGACGCAAATAATGCCGGCCAATCTACCTCCATAGGCACGGCCCACATGGACAGGCCGCTCCGAAATTGCTCCTCCTCTACTGTTCCAGTTTCGATATTGATCCCGTGCACGCACTCAAACTCGTCTACGATGAGCAATGTGCCGCTTCTCTCCCCTGACCTACAACGGGTTTTCCACTCTCCTTTCGGTGGTTTTAGCTCGACCACCCTAACGAGAAGCCATGCTTCGCTATCTGTGCCGTTTTGCAGCCTCCATATGTCTAGACGACACATGTCAGCTCCAACTTTATAGAAGAGACAAAACAACAATAGTGACCTGTCAACGGAAACACCAAGCGTCCAAGCATGCGCTTCAACAATCTTTTTGGGTGAGTTGGTCAGTCGGGATCAAGATCTAGGTGAGTTGGTCAGTAGTGATAGTTGAATAGCTCGTAGGTTGCACTTGTCAAATAAACTTATACCCATCGGAAAGTCTACATGAATtctcccaaaaaaaagaaaaaaaaggatacGTACAATTTTTTATGCACCACGCTGGGATCTATCTTATATgtttattttagaaaaatgatgcATACATGAAGGTAGAATGCACCATATGAGATCTTTTTTAAGACAAACGTGATATATCTATCCTATGCGTACAACACCACATGAGTATTTATTTTATCTAATATTTTATTTAAACGTGCGTCCATGCAGGGCACAATACACCATGTCAGatctagtttttttttcttttttttaggcgTCTTGCttttttaggaacggagggagtaagatgCATGGATGCAAGGCACAATACACCACGtcagatttatttattttttcagcTTTTTTAGGCGTTTTACTTTTAGGATGAGAAGTCTAGGGATGACAAGTCTACGGCTTACTTTTTTTTTAGGCGTTTCTAATTATTATGAGGTTTTCTAGACTAATTCTCTTTTTTCTGGACACCCCATAaagcactttttatatataaatagataaaTAGATGTGTGTGTTAGCTTTTTGTTGTATGCATCATTATCTTAAAAAGGTCAAGTGTTTGTTCACAATGTTTATATTCTCTTGATGCGGCATTATTTTTTATTAATAAGAAGTTAGGCCGCGGTCTATTTTTTGTTTCGATATTATGAGTCAATAAAAAGGCTTTCATATATGTTATAATGATGTTTATTATCGACATTATTTTAATTGTGGCATGTCGGACATGTGGTTGTTAACATCCTCCACCTAAAGGTACTCAAAAATAATTGCTTTTGATGGTTTTAGTTGTAATGAAGGGATCTTTTTAGATGTATGTTGTTACTGCTACTGTATGAAGTTGCTAGTCTATATACGAATATCAATAGAGTCATTTCACATAGGGAACGGTGAATGACAACACGTTTTATTGAATTGTGATAAATAATAAGCCAGCAGGTAATATAGTATTCGAGAAGCAGATACATATTGGAACAAGCATAGACTAGTAATTAAACCCATACAAGGGAATAATTAGTTAAGATATACCCTTACTTAGGGTGAAGATCAATATAATCACTTGGACCATAGACCTCAAATAACTCAGCAAAAATTCCATTCTTCCTTCTTGGGTTGCATCCCATGTCCCGACATAGGTTATCTTTGTACCAGTTATTCAAAAGTCCAATGCAGAATGCATGGAATCCGCCATGAGCGTACCGCTTCATGAACTTCTCCCATTCTAGGACATCCCTATGCATTGCTTTAATACTCGGTAACCTAAATCCACCATCCATGAAATGTGCTAGCCACTTGGCCCGTAGTTCTGAGGTGTGGAGATTTGCATAGCTCTCTGAATATCCGATGACTGCGAGTTGTGGAATGTTGGGATGTACACAATCCCTGTGAGAAAATGTATACCAAATAAATTAGAAACTTTTCAGAGATACTTGAAGTAAATAAAATAATGAAAATCGGTGATGACCTGTACAGTGATAGAGTCATGGATGTTGAGCCACTCAAAATACTCTGGAAGTATTTCGATGTGAACATGCTCTTGATATTTTGGTCGCCATTGAATCCTGTTCCAAAGATAACTATGTCACTCTTTACCAACGTAGATTCACCTTCAACCAGCACACCTTCTTTGCAAAAGCTGAAGGTCTTTGACTTCTCAACCAAGATGCTGCCTTCCTCTAGATTCTTGTAATGATCCTTGGGTGCAAGTTCAACCCAGCATCCCACCATCCCCTCAAAAAAACTATGGTCGGGAACCATGTCATGCTTCTTCATTGTAATGGAGTAGTAGCTCTCGGCGAACTTTGAAAACATCAACTTCTACTCATACACAAAACGAGGATAGACTTGTTAGGTGTTAAGTCTAAAAATACAAACATTTACACTTTAAATAATATTAAGGTTGTAACTTGTATAAATAAAGGCAAAATGTTGCCATACCAATGGAGTCAAGATGGTAGCTAACAAGCTAAGGAAGAGGCCTTCGCCAGGCTTATGAATAAGGAGTTCACCGAACCGAGTTAGATATAATTTTGATATGTCGATACCCCAAGCATAGAAGTCCGGTAAGACCCATTGCTTGGTTCGGACAACCATTGTGCATGGTTTCTCAGTACCTAAAAAAAAGTCATGCACATATTATATTAGTGAGGTTTCATTTTTTATGCCGCAAACTATAAAATGAATACCATATAAGCATTATAGACAAGGCACATAAATTTCTTAATTGGAATGATGAACAAAAATGGATATACTAATGCTTCGGTGAACACACTCTAAATATGATATATTGTCCTTTGTGTGAGCAAAATGAAGTTTTGTTCAAAATGAAGCATTGCACATTTGTACCGTTCAAGCTTGCACATTCATTAGCGATGTCAAGGGCCGAATGTCCATAGCCAATAACAGTCACACGCTTGCCCTTGACCATCTCCTTAGCTTTCTGACTACCCATTTTGGAATAGTCCATGGAGTGGATCACTTTTCCATCAAATGCTTCCGGGCCTTTTCCAGGAGGCAATTTAGGTATGTTGGGAACATTGCTGAACCTTCCAATACAAAGAATCACAAAGTCTGCCGTGTGTACCTGGAGGAAGGAAATGAAAGTTTACGAACAATCCCGTATGTGAAATTTTTTAACTAGGAGCGAAATTTCTAGCAGTGCTAGTTCTTTAGTCTTTACCTGCACCTGACCCTGGGCGTCGGCCACCGTGAGGCGCCACTTGCCGTTGCCAGAGCCAAATGCGTCAGCGCAGCCAGCCCACTCGTCccacgccgccacctcctcctcggcgaCACCGACGTACTCCATCCCGGCAACGCGGTGCCCGAATCGGATGCATTCGAGCACCCCGAAGCGGCGCGCGTAGGCATTGAGGTAGGCGGCGACCTGGCGGTTGTTCGGGAACTCCTCCGTGACGGAATCCGGCCACGGGAAGTCCGTGTACTGGTACATGGTCCGCTCGGTCTGGAGCCTGGTGCAGTCCGGGGTGTGCGCCCACACGCCGCCAACGACGGTGTCCGCCTCGAATACCACCGGCCGGCACCCGCGCTCCAGCAGGTGCTTGCACGCCGCCAGCCCACTCACGCCAGCGCCGATGATGGCCACGCTCTTGTTCTCCATGCCCATGCCCATGCTTGTGTTATCCATCGATCCGCCGatttgtgtgtatatatagctgctgggcgatgagagagagagagagcaaggtaGAATTGTCCGTTCCAAATCTAAACAAGAAAAATATGAATTAAAGATTATTCAACTGCTGCTACTGTATCCGTCGCTGTCGTTGTGCTCGGCGCATTCATGTGGCGACATGGAGCCAAAATTTTCTCCACGTTTAAGGAATGCCACGACACTCACATGACATTGACGGATGTTTGGCTGGAGTATTGTTCCGGATGAAATCTGGACCAGCTTCATGGATACCAGCACAAGTGGTTACTTAACCATAAAAAATAATATCTTTGGTCGACGGCTGAGAAGACTGGGTGGCTGCTCAATTAAACTCGTGTATTTGCAAAGGAAGTCACCGGCCAGTCTTCTGGTACAGTAATCCTACTCGTGTGTCCCACGGGCACTATTTCTACGTAACTTCTCCTTGCACGCTTAGCTTGGTGCCCCCACTAGACAAATCACGCCACACAGCCATGAAACCGGACAACAATGTAGACCACCAAACTTATACAGTAAAGATATCTTCATATTATTGGAGCATTTACATTGTAGTGTTTTGATTCCAAAATTTAGCAGGAGGTTGGATTCTAAATACTTAGTATAATTTCCAACATCCATGTATTTTTTGGTTGTAGTGGAACAACGTTACAAAATGCGGACCGGCGTAGGCTCGACTCATACTCGACACGTGTTGTTGATGTAGTGATGGGCACGGCAATGTAGCAGACAAGGACAATGCAGCAAACAGTCGAGAAATTGCGTTGTGTGGAAAGCAAACACATATTCTCATTTGCGCGAAGGCAAAGGCTTAGAGAGATCACTCTTTCTATACCTTTTGTGCATGCCAGGAAGAAGAGTTGGCCAAGGTTCAGACGACCCGGCACTGTAACACCTATGTTAGAAGGAGACACTACTAGGAAATACCTTACAGGTACATGCTAAGCAATAGCATGGGGTAAGAGCCCCACACTATTgttaagtagtagtagcgcggcacACAGCCCCACACTACATATACATATTAGTAGTAGCGCCGGTGTGCATACCACGCGTTGCTGATAAGTGGGCCCTATGGTACAGGCCGGGTGGAGCGGTAGTTGCAACGCCTGCCAaagacacacgctactgctacatCCATTACCTGCAGCGCCTCTCGTCCTCCGCTTTTGAACCTATCATCCAACGCTTTCTAAAGTACCTCTCTGGATGGGCCGCGAAGCATCTTTCCTGCGGCGCTCGTCTCACTCTCATTTCCTCTACTCTCGACGCCCTTGTTACCCACTTCATGTCCGTCTTTAGAATCCATCAGAAGATTAACAAAAAACTAGACACCGTCCATAGATCCTTCTTCTGTCGTGGGAACGATTTCGACAATTATAAGGGATAGGGTAAAGGAGCATGAtatatcgagatgcatatgggtgacgcGGTGATTTTAGCGAGTCCGGGCCTCtcgcggtggagataacaaccctacgtctcgtgctccggagaggttttgttttatctgagtatgtatccacagattacaatgtgtgtgagagagagaggaacaaaTCCCATGACTGAGcttagtcctgagactaatggcgagggagagagccagggggagGAATCAGAGAAGAGCcccttagtctagtggtgggggtggcttatatagagtgcgccaccccctcacctcctatgttacaaagagGGGCATGAATGTCATAATGTCAGCCCACTACGAAACCTCCACTATGAGAATGATGCTTCGACTGCCTTGTCGATTGTTTGGTCTTCGCATATTCGAGTGAGCCATACGACTGAGTGGTTGACTGTCTTCCGAGTGAGCCATACGTCAGAGTGGTTAACCGTCTTCAGAGTGGACGATACGTTGATATGTCCGAGTGAATAGTACACTGTATGAGATTTATCTGAACCCATatgatgtgtggaccccatgcttcatgatatttcgacccttcgtgggcctacctgttatgtgtatccccaacaagCATGTAGTATTTTCCATGCcctttagagcatctacagcccggTGCCGAAAACCGTCTCAAACACCTGGGCGGACGTCCCAGTCACTGATCGCTCACGAAAATGCAACC
This genomic window contains:
- the LOC123161785 gene encoding probable flavin-containing monooxygenase 1; translation: MGMGMENKSVAIIGAGVSGLAACKHLLERGCRPVVFEADTVVGGVWAHTPDCTRLQTERTMYQYTDFPWPDSVTEEFPNNRQVAAYLNAYARRFGVLECIRFGHRVAGMEYVGVAEEEVAAWDEWAGCADAFGSGNGKWRLTVADAQGQVQVHTADFVILCIGRFSNVPNIPKLPPGKGPEAFDGKVIHSMDYSKMGSQKAKEMVKGKRVTVIGYGHSALDIANECASLNGTEKPCTMVVRTKQWVLPDFYAWGIDISKLYLTRFGELLIHKPGEGLFLSLLATILTPLKLMFSKFAESYYSITMKKHDMVPDHSFFEGMVGCWVELAPKDHYKNLEEGSILVEKSKTFSFCKEGVLVEGESTLVKSDIVIFGTGFNGDQNIKSMFTSKYFQSILSGSTSMTLSLYRDCVHPNIPQLAVIGYSESYANLHTSELRAKWLAHFMDGGFRLPSIKAMHRDVLEWEKFMKRYAHGGFHAFCIGLLNNWYKDNLCRDMGCNPRRKNGIFAELFEVYGPSDYIDLHPK